The following proteins are co-located in the Polystyrenella longa genome:
- a CDS encoding serine/threonine protein kinase: protein MLSYLFSRNTKETFTPPPGFDLIESVGRGTFTELWKLRGRDSQKDYVLKQLRTEWLNDYSARQFLENEAQVAVQIDSPHLPKLVHSELKEKHPYLIFEWFPGVSLEERLSTSKPLNAGEAVWITRQIVDALGELEAAGFAHGDLKPENILIDEFKQIRLIDLAFARKLSDHDVINAHTTLMDEPEYLAPEALTRSRTNPLLQDIYAIGVLFYRMLTGRLPFYAQGETSFEDVLQQQRESLPPTLRRFCPLATVEMVDLSNRLLAKQPLRRPQSTGELARELIDIELSTMSTRFSVA, encoded by the coding sequence ATGCTCAGTTATCTGTTCTCCCGGAATACCAAAGAGACATTCACTCCTCCTCCTGGATTTGACCTCATCGAGTCCGTCGGGCGGGGAACCTTCACAGAGCTGTGGAAACTCCGCGGTCGCGACAGCCAGAAGGACTACGTCCTCAAGCAACTGCGTACGGAATGGCTCAATGACTATTCGGCTCGGCAGTTCCTGGAGAATGAAGCGCAGGTTGCCGTACAGATTGACAGTCCTCATCTGCCCAAACTGGTACACAGCGAACTGAAAGAGAAACATCCCTACCTGATCTTCGAATGGTTCCCGGGGGTCAGCCTGGAAGAACGTCTGTCGACCAGCAAACCGTTGAACGCCGGTGAGGCAGTCTGGATTACACGCCAGATCGTCGATGCTCTCGGAGAGCTGGAAGCGGCCGGATTCGCCCATGGCGATTTGAAACCAGAGAATATACTCATCGATGAATTCAAACAGATTCGACTCATCGACCTCGCTTTCGCCCGCAAGCTGAGTGATCACGACGTTATTAACGCTCACACGACGTTGATGGATGAACCAGAATACCTTGCACCGGAAGCGCTCACTCGCAGTCGGACAAATCCACTGTTACAGGACATCTATGCGATCGGCGTGCTTTTCTATCGCATGCTGACTGGCCGATTGCCGTTTTATGCTCAGGGAGAGACGTCCTTCGAAGACGTTCTACAGCAGCAGCGCGAGTCGTTGCCACCCACCTTGCGTCGGTTTTGTCCGCTGGCGACAGTCGAAATGGTGGACCTGTCCAATCGTCTATTGGCGAAACAACCTCTGCGACGTCCTCAGTCAACTGGGGAGCTTGCCCGTGAGTTGATCGACATTGAACTCTCAACCATGAGTACGCGATTCAGTGTCGCGTAA
- a CDS encoding coiled-coil domain-containing protein: protein MSERPAANSHKSELKQTAYAEGQSTAPRRVVDGTAIGGYRLDNAHAEFSDAKSNGPHFSAARVPASSAPLSGETKSIAASERELQLQARQISQHLRSQFAELDRREKNLNEQMSALDQEQRAARLHMQQLENEVLDREASLRGKEIELEQRLRKCEQLVGDLDQKRGELDEEWQKFEQKRNSYQEELKRELLQNWNALDGRTKEQPAAPAPVVSSVPAEIDPIQLKEKLAAAEKQLRSELEADLEFELQARAAELQHQLKAEKQRWEEQREAEYTEIERERALTAEATQRAQDQLEELRIAQQTEFEALREKNQLTLEERQRILKEEFQSERDVYATHLDEARHQMHELQMKLQQTELQLKSQASRNRVLETEVERSQSNSQNEQTIQKEELDASILAIEQEYESELKSKEAEWESKLSAQFAKQLEEQKAIWQEKQEDEQADLWAELEEQTARSQRLDEELSELRKQYTELKRELETRPALPSSSSEGAVNDLDSEREELLKLRKEQTMAEQRLRFREDHLHKMREELEQQQKELKLTHQKIVVEKQDLHQSHSLQSQQLKRYRGILEKREESLEREQKTLEEIREFLEGDVNKEKAQLGTERADWEAQRSADQEDLRRQAEWLKSETKSLQERKERLDELRSELEEKHQLNLELQLAIEQIRVEVSDQMGEEEGERRIEEARTQLAKLLDHDREEIALLRQDLDQDVLHFEQDREGFQNEKFKLLSTLEQQREELNNRQEELQSELENIRSRELAWSNVREGWTKEKLEAESVIRSLLQQLSDQHDSSGSIPEDDSAEEADTLPTISVEDLRNSIKIQRPA from the coding sequence ATGAGCGAACGACCCGCAGCCAATTCCCACAAGTCCGAATTAAAACAAACCGCCTACGCGGAAGGGCAGTCTACTGCCCCGCGCCGGGTTGTGGATGGTACGGCCATCGGCGGTTATCGTCTTGATAATGCCCACGCCGAATTCAGTGACGCTAAGTCGAACGGGCCTCATTTTTCCGCAGCCAGAGTACCGGCTTCTTCTGCTCCCCTATCGGGCGAGACGAAATCGATTGCCGCATCGGAACGGGAACTACAGCTTCAAGCCCGGCAGATCTCGCAGCATCTGCGCTCGCAATTCGCCGAACTGGACCGTCGCGAAAAGAACCTGAACGAGCAAATGTCGGCTCTTGATCAGGAACAGCGCGCCGCGCGGCTGCACATGCAACAGCTTGAAAACGAAGTGCTGGATCGGGAAGCCTCGTTACGTGGGAAAGAGATCGAGCTGGAACAGCGACTGCGCAAATGCGAACAGCTTGTCGGTGATCTCGATCAGAAGCGTGGAGAGCTCGACGAAGAGTGGCAGAAATTCGAACAGAAACGGAACTCCTACCAGGAAGAGCTGAAGCGGGAACTGCTTCAAAACTGGAATGCACTTGATGGACGCACAAAGGAGCAGCCCGCCGCACCGGCGCCTGTCGTAAGTAGCGTCCCCGCTGAGATTGACCCTATCCAGCTGAAGGAAAAACTGGCTGCCGCCGAAAAGCAATTACGGTCCGAGTTGGAAGCCGATCTGGAGTTCGAACTGCAAGCACGCGCAGCCGAACTACAGCATCAGTTAAAAGCGGAAAAACAGCGTTGGGAAGAACAACGGGAGGCAGAATACACCGAGATCGAACGCGAACGAGCGTTGACGGCCGAAGCGACTCAGCGGGCACAGGATCAACTGGAAGAATTACGGATCGCCCAGCAGACAGAGTTTGAAGCGCTTCGAGAAAAAAATCAGCTGACATTGGAAGAACGCCAGCGGATTCTTAAAGAGGAATTTCAGTCGGAACGAGATGTCTATGCGACTCATCTGGATGAGGCGCGGCATCAGATGCATGAATTGCAAATGAAGCTGCAACAAACCGAATTGCAGCTGAAATCGCAGGCCTCTCGAAATCGAGTTCTGGAAACCGAAGTCGAACGATCTCAATCCAATTCGCAAAACGAACAAACGATTCAGAAAGAGGAGTTGGACGCTTCGATTCTGGCAATCGAACAGGAATACGAGTCGGAACTCAAATCAAAAGAAGCAGAATGGGAATCCAAACTTTCGGCCCAATTCGCTAAACAGCTGGAAGAGCAGAAAGCGATCTGGCAGGAGAAACAGGAAGACGAGCAGGCTGATTTGTGGGCTGAACTGGAAGAACAGACCGCCCGTTCTCAACGCCTGGACGAAGAACTCAGCGAGTTACGCAAACAGTACACTGAGCTGAAGCGGGAACTCGAAACCCGTCCCGCCCTTCCCTCTTCATCTTCCGAGGGCGCAGTAAACGATCTCGATAGCGAACGAGAAGAACTCCTGAAGCTGCGCAAAGAACAGACGATGGCGGAACAGCGATTACGGTTCCGCGAAGATCATCTCCATAAGATGCGCGAGGAACTGGAGCAGCAGCAGAAAGAACTGAAGCTGACCCACCAGAAAATCGTGGTGGAAAAACAGGATCTGCATCAGAGCCACTCTTTACAGTCACAACAATTGAAACGGTACCGGGGAATCCTGGAAAAACGGGAAGAGTCTCTCGAGCGAGAGCAAAAAACGCTGGAAGAGATTCGTGAATTTCTCGAAGGAGACGTTAACAAAGAAAAAGCTCAGCTGGGCACCGAGCGGGCCGACTGGGAAGCACAGCGTTCTGCGGATCAGGAAGACCTGCGACGACAGGCTGAATGGCTTAAGAGTGAAACGAAATCCCTGCAAGAGCGTAAAGAACGATTGGACGAACTCCGCTCGGAGCTGGAAGAAAAACATCAACTCAATCTGGAACTGCAACTCGCCATCGAACAGATTCGTGTCGAAGTCAGTGATCAGATGGGAGAAGAAGAAGGGGAACGCCGGATCGAAGAAGCCCGTACCCAACTGGCCAAGCTACTCGATCATGACCGCGAAGAAATCGCATTGCTCCGTCAGGACCTCGACCAGGATGTACTGCACTTTGAGCAGGACCGGGAAGGATTCCAGAATGAGAAGTTCAAACTTCTATCAACCCTGGAGCAACAACGGGAAGAGCTGAACAATCGCCAGGAAGAATTGCAAAGCGAACTGGAAAACATCCGGTCTCGTGAACTTGCCTGGAGCAACGTACGCGAAGGCTGGACGAAAGAAAAGCTGGAAGCCGAATCCGTAATCCGTAGCCTACTGCAGCAACTGTCGGATCAACACGACAGTTCTGGTTCTATTCCGGAGGACGACTCGGCAGAGGAAGCGGACACGCTCCCGACGATATCCGTCGAAGACCTCCGAAATAGCATCAAGATTCAACGCCCCGCTTAA